A genomic segment from Sciurus carolinensis chromosome 1, mSciCar1.2, whole genome shotgun sequence encodes:
- the LOC124963176 gene encoding cofilin-2-like: MKVRKSSTQEEIKKRKKAVLFCLSDDKRQIIVEEAKQILVGDIGDTVEDPYTSFVKLLPLNDCRYALYDATYETKESKKEDLVFIFWAPESAPLKSKMIYASSKDAIKKKFTGVKHEWQVNDLDDIKDWSTLGEKLGGNVVVSLEGKSL; this comes from the coding sequence ATGAAAGTAAGGAAATCTTCTACACAAGAGgagatcaaaaaaagaaagaaagcagttcTCTTCTGTTTAAGCGATGACAAAAGACAAATAATTGTAGAGGAAGCAAAGCAGATCTTGGTGGGTGATATTGGTGATACTGTAGAGGACCCCTACACATCTTTTGTGAAGTTGCTACCTCTGAATGATTGCCGATATGCTTTGTACGATGCCACATACGAAACAAAAGAGTCTAAGAAAGAAGACCTGGTATTTATATTCTGGGCTCCTGAAAGTGCACCCTTAAAAAGCAAGATGATTTATGCTAGCTCTAaagatgccattaaaaaaaaatttacaggtGTTAAACACGAGTGGCAAGTAAATGACTTGGATGATATTAAGGACTGGTCAACACTTGGAGAGAAATTGGGAGGCAATGTAGTAGTTTCACTTGAAGGAAAATCATTATAA